From Vigna unguiculata cultivar IT97K-499-35 chromosome 5, ASM411807v1, whole genome shotgun sequence, the proteins below share one genomic window:
- the LOC114184232 gene encoding ribonuclease E/G-like protein, chloroplastic, with protein MALNTSCSKAILGTHVPSSVPNASNTPNFFFTTNDKKAFNFGFPRLVQNKGLFPPHAVPSKTMVDLDNLVLQTPEEQPKEEAKIINVKFQMHRNCKFGEQFLVVGSDPMFGSWNPAKAIPMAWSEGHVWTAEMAVPAGKFQYKIILKRRNGDIMWQPGPDRLVQTWEAMNRITVCEDWENSKLQTVTDDDEEVSNTSEEAELGQTDKDSTMESEVADLAENLDCSEENQNSNASTVMKSTL; from the exons ATGGCTCTCAACACCTCTTGCTCCAAGGCCATTCTAGGAACCCATGTTCCTAGCTCTGTCCCTAATGCTTCCAACACACCCAATTTTTTCTTCACCACCAATGACAAAAAAGCCTTCAACTTTGGCTTCCCAAGACTTGTTCAAAACAAGGGTCTTTTCCCACCTCATGCAGTGCCATCCAAAACCATG GTGGATTTGGACAATTTGGTGCTCCAAACTCCAGAAGAACAACCAA AGGAAGAAGCAAAGATTATCAATGTCAAATTTCAGATGCATCGCAACTGTAAATTTGGGGAGCAATTTCTAGTAGTTGGTAGTGATCCAATGTTTGGCTCATGGAACCCAGCAAAAGCCATACCAATGGCCTGGTCAGAAGGACATGTTTGGACAGCAGAGATG GCTGTACCTGCTGGGAAATTCCAGTACAAAATCATCTTGAAAAGAAGAAATGGTGACATTATGTGGCAGCCAGGGCCAGACAGACTTGTTCAGACATGGGAAGCAATGAACAGAATCACTGTTTGTGAGGATTGGGAAAATTCTAAACTTCAGACAGTAAcagatgatgatgaagaagtTTCCAACACATCAGAGGAAGCTGAACTTGGTCAGACAGATAAGGATTCCACGATGGAGTCAGAAGTTGCTGATTTGGCTGAGAATCTTGATTGTTCAGAAGAGAATCAaaattccaatgcttccacggtGATGAAGAGCACTCTTTAG